The segment AAGTTGATGACTCAAGAAGAGATATGAATGGTCCCATAACAACAATCTCCCCATGTGTCAAAGTGAACTCACTGCTATCCCCAAAAACACCATGTGCAAGTACTCCCTTTGTAGAACTGTAGTATTTATTATAGgtgttatatatattatataaaaaacATGCCATACATTGCCATAACTGTTCCTACATACAGCTGTGTAAACTCACCTAGGTCTCCAGCGCAAATAACCGTTGTCGTGAATTCAAGCAATGTCCACTTATTTCCTACATTGACAGACCAATCTGTTTTATTGAAACATATTTACGTACCAACAAATTAAAGTTGAAATGATACACCAACTCCCTGCATCATTTGTTTTAGCAGTAAGAGTGTAGCAAGTTACTTCCAAATACGTTTCATGAATACCACAATGAATTGATCCATGGTTTCTGATGCAGCTGGAATGTTCCGGGCAAGATCCTGAATGTTCTTCAGCTGGTGAACCTTGTGTTGGGCAATGGCAGCTGGTCTGGCAGAACTTCATGAGCTCCATGAAATTAGACTCACAGACTACACAATTTGGCTCTTGCCAGTCATATGCAGTCTTTTCCTCTTCCAAGTCAGATGACTTTGAGCTCGAGGTTGTTCTCGGCTGAAAGCTTTCATCCAAGACTACTTtgtccccatcaatacacactcaaACAAGGTACAGTACTATATCCACCCATCCCCCTCGTGTCAATAGATAATGTATACTAACCTTCACAAACACGTCAGTCGCCCACACCATCCCCTCTTTACTAATAACTCAGCTTTTCTTAAATTTAGACTTCAAGCTTTACATAAAACAAATCAACTAACCCTCCATAATACAGAGAAAACTACAGTAGAAGTTGAAACCTACTTATAAACACACCAACTATGACAACAAGACACAGACCATGTTTATGCCTAGCTCCAGTATATTTATTTGCTCATGGAGTCAAGGTGACTTACACTAGTTCCTGGTGCGGAGCTTGATGTTGATGCCGGTGCAGATGTTGATGAGATTGGACTCTGTAAATAGAACACATAGGCCAgtcacgttagctagctaactaactaccgCAGAGGCTAACGGTTAGATACGGTCCGGTAGGCTGTAGCTAACGTAACCTAACGTAGCTTGCAAAGTTACAAATCACATTGCCAGATAGCAGCTGGCTATTAACATAGATTCTCTTTGGAAGGTCTAGCTAGCATATTATGAAAGCTAGTTAATTACTAACTAGATTTTAGTTTCAATAAACAAATGTAGTTCCCTAGCTTGTTACCTTAGCTAGACAAGTTAACTCTGCTCGACTTCTTAGTAAGGTAACCGATTAAATTAGGGATGCACGCTATAAGAAgaagaaactgcagtcattttcactattcttagcaatgatttagggatccttgtattagctagctagccacttgTTGTTGCCTATTTAAAcatgaacttcagttcatgaacaTACATAGCTAGCCatctacttaaccctgttgcccaaagctaacgttataagcagccagctggCTTCATCAGTCTAGTGAGGCTCTTACCTGACCGGGTAATGtattgtgaagctagccacaataagaattaggcacaatagtggaattcgCGGTTTGACTTTAAAATAAAAAGTACCTCTTTGAAAGTGTTGGAGAAGGTTACAaattggtggaatcatgccatGTTTAGACTAGATCATGTTAAACAAGGTTGGAGAGTGAAGCAAttaaatggggtatcagtctactcggtgacacccacagaacacaactgtgaagagtttacgCAAATATTAGCATTgtactgtgactgtgtgaaatcacctcaacagtcagtgtattgacattcatattgcattgtacagctttacctaaggattggggatcaatgaaattGAGTAACACTCTACTCAATACCCAAGATATCCCCCCCCCAGAGTtcagactccaaaacatccacGTGTTATTGTTTTTCCTCGGGAATAGTATTCAATACACGtaggttgacaataaatgtggctcaattcacagttgtttcagagtcccACAATAAGAGCTACGATGCTAATGTTCCCTGgttgtcactgagtagactgataacccatgtcattgatccacaatccataggtaaggaTGTACTGTGAAATAAGTATGCCCCCAATTCTAAAGTATAATACATCGTGTGATTTCAACAGATTGTCAAATTATTAACttgtcttttgttgattttaAATAACATTTCAACCTCATTTAGCATGACCTATTcaattatggcataattctaTCATTTGTAtgcatttgcatcactgtcattgacatacttttattttgaaggctaaccacaAAGTCcaaggctagcttcacatagattgGTCTGACCACCATCAAATATGAACCGTCTTATAAATGaaggttattttagatgacacctagctatatagttagctagctaactatagctactgaaacagatgttgtTTTGCTATTtgtttggggaagaacattgccaccagagactctgggttcgcgcccaggttctctggtggcacagctggcgctgcagtacagtgcccttaaccactgcgccatccGGGAGGCcctgtagtttttttttttttttttaacggatgtgaaacggctagcatagttagcggtgcgcgctaaatagcgtttcaatcggtgacgtcacttgctctaagaccttgaagtagtggttcccgcggcttttgtggagcgatgggtaacgatgcttcgtgggtgtcagttgttgatgtgtgcagagggtccctggttcgcgcccaggtatgggcaaggggacggtctaaagttatactgttatatTGGTAAGGAAAATATCAGATATTGGCCCCCAAAaaatatcggtgcatcactagatGAAATGTTACCCCAACAGCATGTGCTTGCTCACAGTTTGCACATCCAGGTACTGAGCACCACACCAtgactaaaatgtacagtttttgtCGATACAAAAATAGTTATTCGCAAGCTGATGTTCTATGAACAAGTGCATTAGCTACCCATTTTCAACAGGATCCACCCCGACAGAGGCGGTACTATGTCCTGAAATCCCTATGAATTCTAGATATTGTGGTTTGCATACAACAAGGAAATGTAGATGGCCTGTTTCTACCGATGATACAAAAACGCTTGTATTTGTGTGTAGAGGAAAttgacacatacagtgcattcggaaagtattcagacctctcgtctttttccacattatgttacggtacagccttattgtaaaattgatTACTTTTTTTAAATCCCTCAATCTACAGATAATACCTATAACTATTCTataacttgactggagtccacctgaggtgaatgcaattgattggacatgatttggaaaggcacacacctgtctatagaaggtcccacagttgacagtgcatgtcagagcaaaaaccaggccatGAAGTCAAaagaattgtccttagagctccgagacaggattgtgttgaaaaacagatctggggaagggtaccaaaacttttctacagcattgaaggtccccaagacaaCAGTgacctcaatcattcttaaatggaagagatttggaaccaccaagactcttcctagagcttgccaccctgccaaactgagcaatcgggggagaagagcctccAGAGTTCAAGAACccaatgttcactctgacagagctcctctgtggagataggagaaccttacTTTCCCAATGGCCAAGCAGAACTAGATTTAATCTAGGCCCAGCCACACAAGTtactaacaggtgtataaaatcgagcacatggccatgcaatctccatagacaaacattggcagtagaatggccttactgaagagctcagtgacgttcaacgtggcaccatcataggatgccacctttccaacaagtcagtccgtcaaatttctgccctgctacagctgcccgggcaactgtaaatgctgttattgtgaagtggaaacgtctcggagcaacaacagcttagccacggagtggtaggccacacaagctcacggcACCACCGAGCGCTGAAGCTTGTAGCACATAAAAAtcctctgtcctcggttgcaacactcactaccaagttcaaaactgtctctggaagcaatgtcagcacaagaacggtttgttgggagcttcatgaaattggtttccaaggcagagcagccgcacacaagcctaagattaccattCACAATGCTAAGGGTTGGTGCGAATGGTGtgaagcttgccgccattggactctggagcagaggaaacgcgttctctggagtgatgaatcatgcttaaacatctggcagtccaacagacgaatctgggtttgccggatgccaggagaacgctacctggctgaatgtatagtgccaactgtacagtttggtggaagaggaataatggtatggggctgtttttcatggtccaggctaggccccttagctccagtgaagggaaatcttaacgctacagcatacaatgacatgaGACGATTCTGtgcctccaactttgtggcagAAATGGTtctgtcgagatcggtgtggaagaacttaactggcctgcacagagccctgacctcaactccatcgaacacctttgggataaattggaacaccgactgcgagccaggcctaatcgcccaacattagtGTCCgccctcactaatgctcttgtggttgaatggaagcaagtccccgcagcaatgttccaacatctagtggaaagccatcccagaagagtggaggctgttatggcagtAAAGGGGGGAGGTCCAATTCCATACTAATTCCCATGGTTTTGGACGAGGGCCTGTGTTTTGGCAGTGTCAGCAGTAGAATAACAAATGTAGCATGGCATGGAGGGCCAAATGATATCTCTACAAGTCATTGCACTTGTAAAGTGGGATGAATTTTCAGGAGCATTTGTCTAATGGCTCCAAGCATGAGAAGCCACAAATAACGCAACAGCTCATGGAGATAGTGGTTTTAATTGGCAAATTGTTTATATTATAAATTACATTTATGACATGGATGCATAAATGTATTTCAGTCTCAATATGGGAAAGTCAGCAACTAGAGAAACGGAAACTTTACATTAATTGTTATCAAGCCTTCAAATTCTCCATATCGCTTCTAATGAAAATCACATGAACTCTTTAGTCCTCCCTTGCATGCCAAAGGAGTGAGCAGTGACTAAAAGATTGCAAAGAACTTTGGAAACTCATTCCCCAGTTTAAGAGCCAACGCCTCCAACCAACTGGAATACTGTCAGCTGACATCATCTCCAAGCAACCGTTCCTGAACCAAATAAATGGGACATTAAACGTGTTATGACTGTGGCATATTGTAAAGAGATGATCTTTGACTCTTATTTGATATTCAATATTAGGAAAGACAAACATATTCTCATGGATAATTTTTTTTTACCACCAGGGGAATTTTTGGGATAGGTGATTATTACAAACTACACACAGCGGTCTATCGgaccatctacactacatgacacaTTATGAAATCATCCATACAAACAATTATTTTGAACTGTATTGACAAAAATTAAATAGCCAGCCGTTTATTATAATGCACATGAGATGCACACTGGTTTTCCTCCAAAACGCTTCCCATCACCTCAACATGTGGTCAAGGAAATTTCTCAGAACAACTCTGAAGGCAGGACATTAGCGGAGTTTGAAAATTACTGAAATGTCTGCAACAACTGTTACTTTAGTTACTACATGTACTCAGTATGAGGTGGAAGAATTTAGGTTAGAGTTGACATCTCAAGCCCCTCTGGTTGTGGGCAACTAAATTAGTCAAACACTTTCCCTTAGACATGCAATTTTGTCACTAATTTGCAATTTGCTTGCAACATGTGTCAAAAAAACGTGTTGCAACACTAACTTTTTGGGGGTATAGAATGGTATAGAATAGAGTAATGAATTTATGGGATCCCAGTTAAGTCGGGGAAAAGGTTTGAACTGAAAAGGTTTGGAATGACATAAGACTCCATGGGTTACAAAAGTCTCATATTTTCCAACTGATGTCATCTCAAGATGATCTCACATGTTTAAAAATTCCACAATAATGATACGTTTTTTTGGTTGTCATTTCCTCAATCTTTAGATGCATTTCAGCACACCTCCAAATAATAGGGGCTAATGTTACTTCTAAACATGAAGTGAACAataatgtaatgtagactagAGTTCAGAAGAAAAGCTGTTGGCTGACAGCTGACAGAATGAATCCCAATATCTTCTCACACAGAAGCCTCTTAATTAGTAAATACACCCAGAATGAATCCACATACCTAGAGCCAGAGAGTTGTCGTCGTGGTGTTGGTTGGGACACATTATCATCCATGACTAGTTGCACAGGTTTAACAAAGTCCCCCGGACTACCGAAAGTGAAGCAAAGCACACAATTATTCATATTTCATAACTAAAATGGCACAGGTTTACATCTAGAGCTCTCCCATCCGAATGCTTGCTGTGGATGGTCGAAACCCTATTGACAATCAGGACAGCGTTTCGGATGGTAACTTGCCCTTTGTTGCCCGGCATGCAAAGTGGGGCACAGGACAATTATGATTTAATTAAGCTCATTATGTTACTCGTCATCTCTTACCACGAATGCCCCTGGCCCTCCGCGCTGCTGTCAACTTTCATCGGTATTTATTAGGGAGAAAAAAATAAATTATACCGTACAAAATATATCGTGGCGTTGATTCGTTCAGTGATACATTAGGCTACTGGTGCGTTCAAAATGAATTCCAGAACTCCCACTTCTATCTTGAGCCACACAACAGTCGCTCCTCTGTTCCAATACGCCGCCAGCACAACCCAGTCTTTCCAACGTTTAGCCAGCAGTCTACATTTCAAAGTTGTGACACGATGCCAGCTACAAGCGCTGCTAAATTGTCTCTGCCAAAAGCATACCAACTCCAAAAATCGACGTCAAAACCTGAGTAGAGATTCAAATAACCATTCGTGGGGGCGTTGAATACCTTCACTCTTCTCCCGTTGTTACTCCCAGCGGTAATTTCACCTATCCATCCCAGAGGGAATACACATATTTTGCCtgattttttaattaatttaacaGTAAAAATGTACGTAAAAATTGTACTGCAGGAGACAATTCATATTACTTTTATTTTTAGTGAAGTGAACAATTCGGGTTTACATTTATAATATTGAAATATACTAAATATTATAATCATGAAATTGCCCAAATAGTAAATGTATAACATATTCCCTCTAACCAACAGTGGAAAATGCACTACCATTGGACAAACTTCTATAACTACATCTTCGAAGGGAGTGACATCAAGGCAAGAGGGCAAAAGGTTACCTTCGAGAAACGTTTTTATAAAAGTTTTATTTAGTCTGATTATGTTACAGCGACATCGTGTGGTAGGTTTCTCGAAGGTAACTACTCTCGAAATTCAAAGTGGAACTGTCTCAGTCTGACATACAAATTGATTAATCTATTGCATTATGGCATTTTCACAAATAGTAGCATAAattatgacacacacattcattgcAGAGGTAATAAATACAATGAGCATACAAAGTCATATCACAAAACCCCAGTGTGTAACAACAACGAGTCATCTAGAATTCTGAGTTGAATTCTGAAAGAGTAGCTCAGTGGGTGGTGTGGGGGACATGGAGAGGTTGGAAGTTGAGCAGTAAAACATCTCGGCTCCATGGGAGCAGTCTTGGGGGAACATAACCGCCATGATCAAACCTGTTGTCATGACAAAGACACCAGCTATGAGGATGAGACAGGGGATGCGGTTTTCACCTTGGAACCAGCGCTCTGTGGAAAGCTTGAGGTAGCAAGCTGATGGAATGATGAAAATTAAAGGTGTGGCGCTTACAACACCCTGGgagacaaaaaaaacaatattGTTAAAAAGATAACCATTGCAATTTTAGTAGAGAAATAAGTTACAACAATTCAAAAGGTCATCCTGCTTACATTTAACACCAGAACAATACCCAGACAGTCGTAGGCCAAGGATAATGCTGTGCACGCTGCAACTATGAGCAAGGTGACTGCCACATGGGCATGGTTGTTGAGAgaccctttaaaaaaaacattggatACTACCTGCAAACATGAAAGACAGAATAAGGACTTGATTTTTACAGGGTGATGTGCACTAAAATCAATGAACACTGCGTCACAACATACTGTCCTGTGCCATATGAAGTGGCATGTGCATAAATAACGTCATACCTCTCGAGTCACAAAACATTCCAGAGGAAAAGTTGTTATTATACTGATGCCAAAACAGAAGCGACCAAAAGTAGCCAGGTCATCGTTCCCACAGTAGTTTTCAAAGATATCACCTGGAAATATAAAGAGGCGATCAGAAAAATGTACTCCTTTAGGCAGTATGTATATGGGTGAACTTGGGTCTAACACCACAAGATGGTTCTATGATTCGATGTGTTGTGTTTTACCTTGCGTGTACCCAGTGAAGGTAGCATAGCCAGTCGCAGCAAACAGAATACTGACAATCATAGCCGAACCAACAGACATGTGAGTGACACGAGACCAGTTACTTAGGCTCTGTTCCTTCAGAGAGCCGTAGATCATAAAGCTGTTGTGATGACAGATAAAGGCTATGGAACAAAGGGATATGGCACAGTATTACAACCTATGAACAGTTCAAATTACATTTTTGTGTGGGGTTCCTCTATTATGTAACTTGATAGCCATTACCATACAATATGAAGATGTATGGGTCGTTTTGTCTCGAGCAAGTATTACTTGTACTTTACAAATATACAGTTGATGTAGATGAGAACTGACCAAAAGACATAACACCAACGGCCTGAATCGCATTCCACCTTGCAAACACCCATGCATTCTCTGTAGGGGGACTAAGGACACAAAGTAATTGGATAAACATGTTGTTAGCCATTTTAAGATTTTCTAATTCCGGAGTAAGTGGTTTCAATAGTCGATTAGTTGACTGAAATATAAAATAAAGACAGAATGTGTTTCAGATTGGATTAGAATATGATATAGCATGTGAGTGAATAGGTTATGACAGTGTTAAGTAATATAATGTACATATGTGGTCCCAGGGTAGCTGCTCTGATGATAACAGTGATGAGGATGAAAACAGTCAACACCATGGACAGTAAGGACACCTGGAATCACATAGATAGATGCTTTAGCTCACAAATGATCAAATTAGTCAATGACTTCTAAAAATAAATGTGACAATATGTGATTAAGTCTTACCTTTCCCAGCTTTGATATATTCCGGAAAAGAGACAGGGGTAATGTGAATAGAATAGTGGATACTGCGATGACAAAATGTCTCTCTGAAAGTATGTGGCCCGGTCCAACTGCAAATAGCATGTATGAAAAATATAAATGAGCAATATGCAATTAACAAACGTGGACTTGGTGTTTGCACTTAACTCAGAAAAACGGTGACCTATTTTTTTACTGTCACTGTATTATCATATCAATGCACACAAGTTGTGGCTTGTATTTGTTCAGATATCTTACATTAAAGTACAATGTGCCATACTGTACCTCCAGGTAGTCTCTGAAACACTTTGGTTAATGTGTCACCAGTTATGATGTTGTAGCTGATCATAGCTGGGGAAGACACACATTGTGGTTATGTCTACAATCCAAGTCCCAACCAGTACCTGTATATCAGTTTGTATGAGACTGCTCAATCTCGTAAAATCTTGGTTGTAAAGTAGTTCTGATTTACTTTAAAATGGCACCTCCATTCAAGACTTACCAATGAAAGGGTATAGAAACTGCAATAAAGACAGAACCAGAAATCCAGTGATACCAAAAGTGCTACGTACAAGTGACTGGTAACTATTTGTCCCTGAAAGATTCCCTCCTTTAATCAACAAGATGATAGAGTAGTCTGCAAGGAAGAAACAGGACAATGCCACAATGTTAGCTGTTGAGTTAAACACATTCTATAGTAAAAGGGAGTTCATCACAGTTGTCACCGTTACAGAACATACCTGTAATAAATGCTACCAGAACCAGGAGAAAAAGGCCAAGAGGAAGGCCAGCCTGGTTTAAGGAGTATGGCAAACCTGAAAAGCAAATTAAATGACAGATCATGTTATAACAACatattcaaatatatatatatatttttaagagtTTATATTTTCATTGTACTGACAGAAAAAGTTGAGTCATGCAATTTAGAAAGAATTTTGGAAGCACAAAAGAAGTATTATGATGTCATTGGTCATATGATGCAGAATGCCAACCACCCAGGGGCTGATCATTCTGGCGGaggtacactaccattcaaaggtttggggtcatttagaaaggtccttgttttttaaagaaaagcacatttttttgtccattaaaataacatcaaattcatcagaaatacagtgtagacattgctaatgttgtaaatgactattgtagctggaaattgcattttttttttatagaatatctacatagatgtacagaggcccattatcagcaaccatcactcctgtgttttaatggcacgttgtgttagctaatccaagtttataattttaaaaggctaattgatcattagaaaacccttttgaaattatTTTGAAGAGTTctctgtccagtgtttgtgttcttttgcccatcttttatttttattggccagtctgagatattgctttttctttgcaactctgcttagaaggctagcatcccggagtcgcctcttcactgttgacattgagacgggtgttttgcgggtactatttaatgaagctgccagttgaggacttgtgaggcgtctgtttctcaaactagacactctaatgtacttgtcctcttgctcagttgtgcaccggggcctcccactcctctgtctattctggttagagacagtttgtgctgttctgtgaagggagtagtacacagcattgtacaagatcttcagtttcttggcaatttctcacagggaatatccttcatttctcagaacaagaatagattgacgagtttcagaagaaagtgctttgtttctggccattttgtgcctgtaattgaacccacaaatgctgatgctccagatactcaactagtctaaagaaggccagttttattgcttctttaatcagaacaacagttttcagctgtgctaacataattacaaaaatgttttctaatgaccaattagccttttaaaattataaacttggattagctaacacaacatgtcattggaacacaggagtgatggtagctgataatgggcctctgtacacctatgtatatattccattaaaaaccagccatttccatctacaatagtcatttacaaccttaacaatgtctacactgtatttctgatcaatttgatgttattttaatggacaaaaaaaactttcctttcaaaaacaaggacatttctaagtggtcCTATGATGTTTTCTATTCCCAGGAAATCATGTGATCCTGCAtgttcaacatatatatataacttGCTTATCTTATTGGGTAACATGATTGATCAACTTATTAGACAGTAACTTGCAACTGGTACTCCCCTCTCAAGAAGGGTGTCATTGCAGCTATTGCCACCAGTAGGTCTATTCTGCTGTGCTACTGAAATACAAACATGATGATCCCACAATTGAATGTATAAACACTCATTTACCTATTATTCCAGATCCTATTATCGAATTGATGAAATTAAAAGAGGCTGATATCATCGAACTCTTGATTTTTCCTGCAACCACCTTT is part of the Oncorhynchus gorbuscha isolate QuinsamMale2020 ecotype Even-year linkage group LG09, OgorEven_v1.0, whole genome shotgun sequence genome and harbors:
- the LOC124042882 gene encoding putative sodium-coupled neutral amino acid transporter 11, whose protein sequence is MSTSIQESGEREAHQTENGEGKPLLASQKVVAGKIKSSMISASFNFINSIIGSGIIGLPYSLNQAGLPLGLFLLVLVAFITDYSIILLIKGGNLSGTNSYQSLVRSTFGITGFLVLSLLQFLYPFIAMISYNIITGDTLTKVFQRLPGVGPGHILSERHFVIAVSTILFTLPLSLFRNISKLGKVSLLSMVLTVFILITVIIRAATLGPHIPPTENAWVFARWNAIQAVGVMSFAFICHHNSFMIYGSLKEQSLSNWSRVTHMSVGSAMIVSILFAATGYATFTGYTQGDIFENYCGNDDLATFGRFCFGISIITTFPLECFVTREVVSNVFFKGSLNNHAHVAVTLLIVAACTALSLAYDCLGIVLVLNGVVSATPLIFIIPSACYLKLSTERWFQGENRIPCLILIAGVFVMTTGLIMAVMFPQDCSHGAEMFYCSTSNLSMSPTPPTELLFQNSTQNSR